In Leptospirillum ferriphilum, a genomic segment contains:
- a CDS encoding DNA-methyltransferase, with the protein MSLVRILPGDVLKRLRDLPDESVHCVVTSPPYFGLRNYGIDPTIWEPVRYSPMPILPEMPVPVHADPESFPSCNHDWGTRESRHVVREEKVSGKTRTTDRFYGGDPTRRFDGNHQKHVDGVFCLKCGAWSGCLGNEPTPELFVGHIVQVFREVRRVLRSDGTLWLNIGDSYMSSGGPNKKYPSRSVNSKSVSVVHLPEKNLFMIPSRVAMALQSDGWILRSEILWAKQNGMPESIKDRPTCAHEKIFLFSRSPRYFYDYEGAKEPANAKNWHDMTSSGSYAAPGQKPQKMHLRSEVQNARTQWKTITDRTIRRDLGGPRQRQRESGQTIEYFHRNPRNVWFMPTQPFPEAHYATFPEELPRRAIQAGTPLHVCLKCGEPRNTEAQKHRSLSSCGCPENLSGAATVLDPFGGSGTTGLVAQELGRCAVLIEASPENVEMARRRILQSNPLFSDIRIV; encoded by the coding sequence ATGAGCCTTGTCCGTATCCTGCCAGGCGATGTTCTGAAACGTCTCCGGGATCTTCCGGACGAATCGGTCCACTGCGTCGTGACTTCGCCTCCATATTTCGGGCTCCGGAACTACGGAATCGATCCGACCATCTGGGAGCCGGTCCGGTATAGCCCGATGCCGATATTACCGGAAATGCCGGTTCCCGTCCATGCGGATCCGGAGTCCTTTCCGTCCTGCAACCACGACTGGGGCACCCGGGAAAGTCGGCACGTCGTTCGAGAGGAAAAAGTTTCCGGGAAAACCCGAACGACGGATCGGTTCTATGGCGGCGATCCGACCCGCCGATTCGATGGAAACCACCAGAAGCACGTCGACGGGGTTTTTTGCCTGAAATGTGGCGCTTGGTCCGGATGTCTCGGGAACGAACCGACGCCGGAACTCTTTGTCGGTCATATCGTCCAGGTCTTTCGTGAGGTCCGGAGGGTTTTGAGATCCGACGGAACGCTTTGGCTCAATATCGGGGATTCCTATATGTCCTCCGGAGGACCGAACAAGAAATACCCCTCCAGGAGCGTCAATTCAAAATCCGTCTCTGTTGTCCACCTTCCGGAAAAGAACCTTTTCATGATCCCCTCCCGGGTGGCGATGGCGCTTCAGTCCGACGGCTGGATTCTCCGATCGGAGATCCTGTGGGCGAAACAGAATGGAATGCCAGAAAGCATCAAGGATCGTCCGACATGTGCCCATGAAAAAATCTTTCTCTTTTCCAGATCACCCCGATATTTTTACGACTATGAAGGGGCGAAGGAACCGGCGAACGCGAAAAACTGGCACGATATGACAAGTTCCGGATCGTACGCGGCTCCCGGGCAAAAACCTCAGAAGATGCACTTGAGGTCCGAGGTACAAAATGCCCGAACGCAGTGGAAGACGATCACGGACCGGACGATTCGGCGTGATTTGGGAGGACCTCGTCAAAGACAGAGAGAATCTGGTCAAACCATCGAATATTTCCACCGGAATCCCAGAAACGTCTGGTTCATGCCGACGCAGCCTTTTCCGGAAGCCCACTATGCGACGTTTCCGGAGGAGCTTCCAAGACGGGCCATTCAGGCCGGAACTCCTCTCCATGTCTGTCTGAAATGTGGAGAACCACGGAATACAGAAGCACAGAAGCACAGAAGCCTTTCCTCCTGTGGGTGTCCTGAAAATCTTTCGGGCGCGGCGACCGTCCTGGACCCATTCGGAGGATCAGGGACGACGGGACTTGTTGCCCAGGAACTCGGTCGCTGTGCCGTGCTGATCGAGGCCAGTCCGGAAAACGTCGAGATGGCCAGAAGAAGGATCCTCCAGTCCAATCCTTTGTTTTCCGATATTCGAATTGTCTGA
- a CDS encoding DNA cytosine methyltransferase, translated as MKTKKRLIEIQCHGHPGIRVSEEHPFLVRTMNRKWQTSPRGYVRQFHDVEWKPAKNITNRADFVATPLSVPSIPIPAMKRTHGLMTTLPIDERLMWLAGRYVGNGSTRLTETRGELVIICGRHEADDVAGLLNAWPRTGFRVLDGELAWGRRDLRTAVQFSTNSRSLVEWLRENFGHGAKNKKFPGWAFGMDCHLRMALLDGYLSADGWKGKDRREKEIIEATTVSPALAWSVKTLATTLGHACAVYYNQNQSTTIEGRTVKSNPVWRIRWQSELDSDHLQTFCDELHRWSPVRKCSSREDVVDVFNLSVEEDESYVADSLVVHNCTHFSRAKGGKPVKKKIRSLAWVVIRWAKTVHPRLIVLENVPEFAEWGPLTSDNRPCPLRKGKTFRAWMAQLRTLGYEIEYKILCAADYGAPTIRKRLFLIARCDGQPIVWPEPTHAHPKILTKMGRIFKSNLKPWRTAAECIDWSIPCPSIFERKKPLAEATLRRIAKGIMRYVVNASDPFIVPLTHQGSDRVHSIHEPIKTVTSAHRGEMSVVAPMVVPIDHRGSGDGVSKSLDVPISTVTTENRHALVTPYLTKYHGESAGSDIENPFPTVTANSFHKRPGGNPPIALVAPVVVKNNFGTKPCQGVTDPLHTVTTQGNKHALVSAFLAKHYGDSGQRPGSEMGEPLGTVTSVDHHSLVTAHIQRDFKSSVGHSLDDPSGTITAGGGGKAALVTSNLVKLRGTCKDGQPVGEPMPTVTAGGNHVAEVRAFLLKYYGTDQDPQLREPLHTVTTKDRFGLVTIHGIDYQIVDIGMRMLTPRELFRAQGFPDSYVIDRLPSEKKIGKSDQIRLCGNSVCPPVAAAIVQANYLRIDAEEEEVG; from the coding sequence ATGAAAACCAAAAAGCGTCTCATCGAGATTCAATGCCATGGGCATCCAGGGATTAGGGTCAGCGAGGAGCATCCTTTCCTGGTCCGAACCATGAATAGAAAGTGGCAAACTTCCCCCCGTGGGTACGTTCGACAATTTCATGATGTCGAGTGGAAACCAGCAAAAAACATTACGAATAGAGCGGATTTTGTCGCCACTCCGTTGTCGGTCCCTTCCATCCCTATCCCTGCAATGAAAAGAACCCATGGCCTCATGACAACGCTTCCGATCGACGAGCGTCTGATGTGGTTGGCTGGCCGATATGTTGGAAATGGATCGACTCGCTTGACGGAAACACGGGGGGAACTTGTCATTATATGTGGCCGTCACGAAGCTGACGATGTTGCCGGTCTGCTGAACGCATGGCCTCGCACTGGATTTCGCGTTCTTGATGGCGAACTCGCTTGGGGGAGACGCGATCTCAGAACCGCCGTTCAATTCTCCACCAACTCAAGATCCCTCGTTGAATGGTTGCGCGAAAACTTTGGTCATGGAGCCAAAAACAAGAAGTTCCCCGGGTGGGCCTTTGGCATGGACTGCCATCTTCGCATGGCCTTACTGGATGGGTATCTGAGCGCCGACGGATGGAAGGGAAAGGATCGAAGAGAAAAGGAAATTATTGAAGCGACCACCGTAAGTCCCGCATTGGCATGGAGCGTTAAGACACTCGCGACAACTCTTGGGCATGCTTGCGCCGTCTACTACAACCAAAATCAATCAACCACAATCGAAGGAAGGACGGTAAAGTCAAATCCAGTGTGGCGGATTCGATGGCAGTCAGAATTGGATTCCGATCATCTCCAAACTTTTTGCGACGAATTGCATCGCTGGTCACCAGTACGGAAATGTTCGTCCCGGGAAGATGTTGTCGATGTCTTCAATTTAAGCGTTGAAGAAGACGAGAGTTACGTTGCGGATAGCCTTGTTGTTCATAATTGCACGCACTTCTCCCGGGCGAAAGGGGGGAAGCCGGTCAAGAAGAAAATTCGTAGTCTGGCCTGGGTCGTCATCCGATGGGCCAAGACGGTCCATCCGCGATTGATCGTTCTTGAGAACGTCCCGGAATTCGCCGAGTGGGGTCCTCTGACATCCGACAACCGTCCATGTCCTCTTCGTAAAGGAAAGACCTTCCGGGCATGGATGGCACAGCTCCGGACCTTGGGATACGAGATCGAGTACAAAATCTTGTGCGCGGCCGACTACGGGGCTCCAACCATCCGAAAGAGACTCTTTCTCATCGCCCGGTGTGACGGTCAGCCGATCGTCTGGCCGGAACCAACCCATGCCCACCCGAAGATCCTGACGAAAATGGGGCGGATATTCAAGTCAAATCTGAAACCCTGGCGCACGGCCGCCGAGTGCATCGACTGGTCGATCCCCTGCCCGTCCATCTTCGAGCGAAAGAAGCCTCTGGCGGAAGCCACCCTTCGGCGCATTGCGAAGGGAATCATGCGGTATGTGGTAAATGCGTCAGACCCGTTTATTGTTCCACTCACTCACCAGGGATCAGACCGGGTTCACTCCATTCATGAACCCATCAAGACTGTGACTTCCGCTCATCGAGGGGAAATGTCTGTTGTGGCCCCCATGGTTGTTCCAATTGATCATAGAGGAAGCGGGGATGGGGTTTCGAAATCCCTTGATGTCCCCATTTCGACAGTCACGACAGAAAATCGTCATGCGCTTGTCACCCCCTACCTGACGAAATACCACGGAGAATCGGCCGGCAGCGATATCGAGAATCCGTTCCCGACCGTGACGGCAAACAGCTTTCACAAACGCCCGGGCGGGAATCCTCCGATCGCTCTTGTGGCTCCGGTGGTCGTCAAAAACAATTTCGGAACAAAACCCTGCCAGGGCGTAACGGATCCTCTTCACACCGTTACGACTCAGGGCAACAAGCATGCCCTCGTATCGGCTTTTCTGGCCAAGCATTACGGAGATTCGGGACAACGACCCGGAAGCGAGATGGGAGAACCTCTCGGAACCGTCACATCCGTCGATCATCATTCCCTTGTGACAGCCCATATTCAAAGGGACTTCAAGAGTAGTGTCGGTCACTCCCTTGATGATCCTTCCGGAACGATCACGGCCGGAGGGGGCGGTAAGGCCGCCCTCGTGACGTCCAACCTGGTCAAACTCCGGGGAACGTGCAAGGACGGCCAACCCGTCGGCGAACCCATGCCGACCGTGACGGCTGGCGGAAACCACGTTGCGGAAGTCCGGGCCTTTCTCCTGAAATATTACGGGACCGACCAGGACCCTCAGCTCCGGGAGCCCCTCCATACTGTGACCACCAAGGATAGGTTCGGTCTGGTGACGATTCATGGAATCGATTACCAGATCGTGGATATCGGGATGCGGATGCTGACGCCCCGAGAACTTTTTCGGGCCCAAGGATTTCCCGATTCCTATGTCATTGATCGCCTTCCGTCCGAGAAAAAGATTGGAAAGAGCGACCAGATCCGCCTCTGCGGGAACTCTGTCTGCCCTCCGGTCGCAGCGGCGATCGTCCAAGCCAATTACTTAAGGATCGATGCGGAAGAAGAGGAAGTCGGATGA
- a CDS encoding DUF4870 domain-containing protein, translating into MRTHKNADIQSSCLRERITSAALYGASLFLFVIPSLVGVFFSEKGSFVHQNSRMILNFDILLLLLAVPFTVLSIVGIGILGFGLVYLLHFAFIGIGLIKSFRGEVWQNPLSFDLINRKTP; encoded by the coding sequence ATGCGTACCCATAAAAATGCGGATATCCAATCCTCCTGTTTACGCGAACGCATCACCTCGGCCGCTCTTTATGGTGCGAGCCTCTTCCTTTTCGTCATCCCATCTCTTGTCGGAGTTTTCTTCTCTGAAAAAGGATCTTTCGTTCACCAAAACTCCAGGATGATTTTGAATTTTGACATCCTACTCCTTCTTCTCGCCGTTCCATTCACCGTTCTATCGATCGTCGGCATCGGAATCCTCGGTTTTGGACTCGTCTATTTACTTCATTTCGCATTCATTGGTATCGGTCTCATTAAATCCTTTCGTGGTGAGGTGTGGCAAAACCCCTTGTCTTTTGACTTGATTAACCGAAAAACGCCGTAA
- a CDS encoding adenosylcobalamin-dependent ribonucleoside-diphosphate reductase: protein MSLLSENAVKVLEKRYLAKDERGNPAETPDQMFRRIANAIADSNTQVSEREFLAEEYYRLMSSLDFLPNSPTIMNAGRPLGQLSACFVLPVGDSMPEIFDTVKATALIHQTGGGTGFSFSRLRPKGAVVRSTGGQASGPVSFMKVINASTDAIKQGGTRRGANMGILRIDHPDILEFIDCKMDLTQVTNFNISVAITDVFMKAVKEDGEYDLIAPHNGEVVGRLRARDVFDKIAHNAWANGEPGLFFIDTANRANPTPSRWTYEATNPCGEQVLGPYESCNLGSINLERHVRSSGEGTSEVDWEKLAHSVYLAVRFLDNVVDANRFPIPELAEVNQGTRRIGLGIMGFARMLMRLGISYDSESGLDTAEEIMSFIKQNAISASKELSGKFGVYPYFEGIGNSVRNSHLLTIAPTGTISMIADTSSGCEPEFSIIWYKNVMDGTHLPYTLDMFEEVARREGFWTEDLPSRIVDNHGSCRGLSEVPEKWQKVFATAHDIAPEWHVRMQAAFQKHIDAAVSKTINMPETATIEDVKNAYLLSYDLGCKGITVYRNGSRNNQVLNLGKSGEKATPVESSSNPLPLSWGERQLPPDSSDGYRCKVNGRSGKSYVHLYFNEDGRPLEIFVTPSPDHRERESAILFGRLGSLALQYGAPIEKVVGQFVKAHEEAGTIGSDPYSLAKAIGQILSRFKDGVVNDVMSCPSCSGRIAFIEGCLKCMGGGKDGAPCGFSKC, encoded by the coding sequence ATGTCACTGTTATCCGAAAATGCCGTCAAGGTTTTAGAAAAGAGATATTTGGCAAAAGACGAGAGAGGTAATCCTGCTGAAACTCCGGACCAGATGTTCCGCCGGATTGCCAACGCTATTGCTGATTCCAATACTCAGGTTTCCGAGCGGGAATTTCTGGCGGAAGAGTATTACCGACTTATGTCCAGCCTCGATTTTTTACCGAACTCTCCGACCATCATGAATGCGGGACGTCCACTCGGACAGCTTTCGGCCTGCTTCGTGCTTCCGGTCGGAGATTCGATGCCGGAAATCTTTGATACGGTCAAGGCGACGGCCCTGATCCACCAGACCGGCGGCGGAACCGGATTTTCCTTTTCCCGTCTTCGCCCAAAGGGCGCGGTCGTCCGCTCTACCGGCGGCCAAGCCTCCGGGCCCGTCTCCTTCATGAAGGTAATCAACGCTTCGACGGACGCGATCAAGCAGGGGGGGACGCGAAGGGGTGCGAACATGGGTATCCTGCGCATCGACCATCCGGATATCCTCGAATTCATCGACTGCAAGATGGATCTGACCCAGGTCACGAACTTCAATATCTCCGTCGCCATAACCGACGTTTTCATGAAAGCGGTCAAGGAAGACGGAGAATACGACCTGATCGCCCCCCACAACGGCGAAGTCGTGGGACGGTTGCGCGCGCGGGACGTTTTCGACAAGATCGCCCACAACGCCTGGGCCAACGGGGAACCCGGCCTTTTCTTCATCGATACGGCCAACCGCGCGAACCCCACTCCCAGCCGCTGGACTTACGAGGCAACGAATCCTTGCGGCGAACAGGTTCTGGGGCCGTACGAATCCTGCAACCTGGGTTCGATCAACCTCGAACGGCACGTGCGTTCCAGTGGGGAAGGAACATCAGAAGTGGACTGGGAAAAATTGGCCCATTCGGTCTATCTGGCTGTTCGTTTCCTCGATAATGTCGTGGATGCGAACCGCTTTCCGATACCGGAGCTGGCGGAGGTCAATCAGGGAACCCGCCGGATTGGACTCGGCATTATGGGTTTTGCCAGGATGCTCATGCGACTTGGAATCTCCTACGATAGTGAATCTGGACTCGATACCGCCGAAGAAATCATGTCTTTCATCAAGCAAAACGCCATTTCTGCATCAAAGGAACTTTCCGGGAAGTTTGGGGTATACCCCTACTTTGAGGGCATCGGAAATTCCGTTCGGAACAGTCACCTCCTCACGATCGCTCCGACCGGTACCATCAGCATGATCGCCGATACCTCTTCCGGGTGCGAACCGGAGTTCTCCATTATCTGGTACAAGAACGTCATGGATGGCACGCACCTTCCCTACACACTCGATATGTTCGAGGAGGTCGCGCGGAGGGAAGGCTTCTGGACGGAGGACCTACCGTCCCGGATCGTCGATAACCACGGTTCCTGCCGGGGTCTCTCGGAAGTCCCGGAAAAGTGGCAGAAGGTTTTCGCCACCGCCCACGACATCGCCCCGGAATGGCATGTCCGGATGCAGGCGGCCTTCCAGAAACATATCGATGCCGCCGTCTCGAAGACCATCAATATGCCAGAAACCGCAACCATAGAGGACGTTAAGAACGCCTATCTTCTTTCTTACGATCTCGGTTGCAAAGGGATCACTGTTTATCGGAACGGGTCCCGGAACAATCAGGTACTGAACCTCGGTAAATCGGGGGAGAAAGCCACACCCGTTGAATCTTCGTCCAATCCCCTCCCTCTCTCATGGGGAGAACGGCAACTTCCTCCCGACAGTTCCGACGGGTATCGATGCAAGGTCAACGGGCGATCCGGAAAATCCTACGTCCATCTCTACTTCAATGAAGACGGGCGTCCTCTGGAAATATTTGTCACGCCCTCTCCGGATCATCGCGAGCGGGAATCGGCCATCCTTTTCGGGAGACTCGGCTCTCTGGCCCTTCAATACGGTGCTCCTATCGAAAAAGTCGTAGGCCAATTCGTCAAGGCACACGAAGAAGCCGGTACGATCGGCTCGGATCCCTATAGTCTGGCCAAGGCGATCGGACAAATCCTTTCCCGCTTCAAAGATGGTGTCGTCAATGACGTGATGTCCTGTCCGTCCTGTTCCGGACGGATTGCCTTCATCGAAGGGTGTCTGAAATGCATGGGTGGCGGCAAAGATGGCGCTCCATGCGGTTTTTCGAAATGCTGA